CCCTCGCACAGCGGGGTAAGGGTGCCGCTCGCAAGTGGCAGCGCCACGTCCTTCACATGCGAGCGGGCAAGAGACGAGCCCGGCGCAGAGTTGCGTGTCGGCAGGATTCAGTGGACCGGCTGTGTAGAGGAACACAACGTGTTCAGCGCCAGACTCGCACCCACTGCCGCTCAAACCCATTCAGCTGCTTTCTGCGGATGcaggatggggaggggtggcgaTGGCCCGTCACCAGGGCGACACCTTTGCCCCAactggggggaggggagggggcgagggtgTTCTGCCGTGAAGCGGGTGCCTCGTGTACGCCAAGGCCGGAGGCaagcggccgctgccggccgATCTGCTACCGTACAGGCAGGTGatgtgcgaagcagcggacGGTCATGTGCAGGTCACCATCCTCGCTGTACcactgctgtcgcgcgcatgcgctgtgAGAGACTGATAAGCCCGGCCCCACCGCGCGGAGCTTGCGACGTGTCGCCTACGGTACGCCAGCTGAGGGCGCAGAACCGCACGCGGTCAAGACAGCGGGCATGCTGTCCCACGCCTCCTCCAAGATTCCCGCAATCCGATGCAACCGCAGAACATGTGGAAGGTACAGCGCACCCACGACCTGCTGGCGAAGAGCACGAGCCCGTTCGCGCCGCCAAGCACGGCATATTGCATCGCAGCGAGGCGTCACATGGTGGGGGAGGTAGCGACGGCAGAGCGTGTCGAGTTCCACACGGGAGGCCTTGCCTGCATGTAGatcaccgccccctcccaaCTGCGGCGCGAGGAGTACAGCATCTCCACCGGTAGAGTCGTACTCCGCTGGCGGTTCCGTTCGCTCGCGCCTTGTTGGCGATGGTGCCGCCTCTCAGGGAACAGCACCTTGAGCAGGCCGTCTCCCGACGAGTCCTCAGGAGTggcccctccaccaccaccaccacgtcTTCAGGGTACGCCATTTCGATGTGCCTCACCTCTCTGTTATTAGGGAagtaggggggggggctatGCACGCTCGAGAGaatggagaagagagagaggaacaCACAGAGACGGGAGGATAGCAGACAAACAGCGTGAGGAGCGCACGAGACATCCGCAAACACGCCAAAACACCCCGCCGAGAGAgcgcagaggagaggcgaTCGAGGAGGCTCCAGAGGGCAATCATCAAGCGACCTGAGCCCACAGATCCACCGATCCGCTCGACTCTTCGTGGGCAACTCCGAAGAGCAGCAAGTCGCTCACCCACCTCTCGACCTGCCCTACAACACTTGGCCTCGCGACGTTTCTGCTCCGTAAGgggccccctccccgtgcGTCTTCATGCGGTCTTCCTGAAGCTGACGCGGGTCCGTCGATAAGTTCCGCATGTGCACCTCTGCTCTGCCGCTACTTTATGAAGTTCTGTGGCGATGAtagtgtggtggtggcagtgcTTATGGTTTCCTTAGCGCTCTCCTTGCGTTGCTGATCGTCGCCTCGACCCCTCTTGCGATATtcgaggcacacgcgcagacaccCACGTTGTCAGTATACACACATCCTTGCATGCCTCTGGCTCATCGGCGAGGTCAGCTACTGGCGCGGACGCCACACGGCAGCGTGCATGAGTGTCTGGGCCTGTGCGTGCCCCTCGAGATACTAGCCATGATACGAGGGAAGAAAGTGGATGGTGCCGTCGACCTCCACCCCTGCGAAGAGAGAGCCCGTCGTGCACCCTGCGAAGGACGCCATTGCAACCACCTCTATCGCCGCCACGCCTATAGGGATTAGCGAGATGGCACCGTCCCGCAGCCCGCACCGGCACACCAGCAAGTGGTTCGTCTCTGTCTGGATCCacagacggcggcggctgcactCCAGGCCGGTGACACAGCCACCCACGCCGCGGTACAATCCAGTGGAGATCATCGAGACGACCTCGACGCCGATGAAGGGGTTGATGCGGGCGAGCAGGACGCCCTCGAGCCTGGCGGTGCTCATAAAGTACAAGGAAGGTCCGAGACCCGTGGCACGAACGACGCAGTCCACCGGGGCTGGTGTAGGCACGACACACGACTGGAACGCCGCGGCCGACGAAGCGGCGGATGCAGATGTGGGTGAGGGCCGGatgcgcaccagcgccaggGAACTGTGCTCGCACACCGTGCAGAGCAGGAACAGGTCATCGTCATCGAACACCACCTGACCCAGGCCGCCGTCGACAGAGGGGACGACAACGGTGCCGCACGCCTGCGGCTGAAAGGGCGGCTCATTCAACTGGAGAAAAACGAGGCGCGTGTCGCCAACGCTTGCGCAGGCGAGAGTGTTCGCGTCTTGATGAGCGAAGGCACCGGCAGTGACGGTAAAGCCGCTGCGGGTGGGATAGAACAAGGCGCGTGCGGAGGCGTCCGCGTTCGCGAATGCCTTGGTAGCGGGCCAAGGTGCATCAGCGGCGCTTCCTGAGGTGTCCGCAAACAGTctccacagcagcacaccgccgcagcaccccACCGCCAGGACATCACGCGACTGAGGCCTCCACTGCAACCAGCTCACCTTCATCTGAAAGGCGTGCGTCAGCACACACAtcaccctcccctcgcccACGTCGTAAACAACGACGCGCGTTGAAGagtcggcgccgccctcttccacCGCTACCGCAAGCCACATGTACAAGGGATGAAAGCTAAGACCCGTTACACGCTCAGGCCCACCACAGCGAGACCGCCGCGCCAGTAGCAGCCGCCGTGCACCCGGTAGGGCAGTTGGGAACACGCTGCGAAGGCCCGGCAGCGCAAACGACGCCGTTTTGATGAGACAGTGGGCGAGGTGCGGTATGAGATGCGGCGCTGATGCCCACAGCTGCTGAAGCCAAGAGCGACGTCCGTGGCGAgagcgccggcgcgcgtcTGTCGCAGTCGCCAGCGATGACCACCACCTCGTATCCACCTCGCCTTGGCCGtgcagcgacgacgatgtgAGGCCAGCGTCCCCACCGGCGGACAAAGATGAGGCCGAGTTGGTGGCCCGCGTACTcccgctgccgttgctggagCCATTCACGCCGTGCACTGCACCCCACGGCACGACACCATCGTTGGCACACCGCAGCAGTGGATACACGGCACCGCCGAGCGTGGCGTAGGCACTGAGGTCGCGCAAGCCAAACAGCCGCCCGGCCTTCTCACCGAGCACACGCTCGTCTTCTATGAGTGCCTGTGGGTCCTCCAAGAACAACTCCCGCAAAGGCTCGAACATGCTCTCTCTTGAACTCTGCGTGTTTTCCTTCACGCAGGTGCGTGAAAGTCGTCAAAGGTGAAAAAGGGTggaagaaggggagaggtGAAATGAGGATGGACAGGGTcatggcacacacacacacacacacaggcgcaaCCAAACACGCAGACTCGTACTCCATGAAAGCTGTCCACGAGACGAGATGGCCGGAGCAGAGCAGAGAGACAGCAAAGCAGGGCACCACTCACCGTGTCGACTTGAACGACTTCATGAGGAGGACGCTGAGAGAAAAAGAAGTTGGCAGTAGAGTGACGAGGGGGCAGTCTGCCTGCCGCCACTTCGCGtaggtgtgtatgtgtacgtggtgtgcgtgtgtgtggaaggggggggggggtctgcCTCGTGTTGGATGTATTGCGCGTGTACGCCGGGGGCTGGGTATACACCGACAGTCCAGTCTGCTTAGCGTGTTATCAAACAGAGGAGCACGGCATGCTGTAACGAAATGGAGAAAGAAGGAAGGGCCGGCTACTTCTGTCGCCCGCTGCCTCTcttcccgccgccgccgctgctgttgccgctcTTGCCTTttccgccagcaccaccacccgcggCCCTGCCCTTGCCGCCCACCTCCAGCCCCAGCAGCTcggccatcgccgcctcccgcTCCTTCGCGGAGATCTCCTTCGCGGCCTTATCGTTGCCCCTCTTGCCATTCTTGTCCCCGCCGCGCCCGCCGaccgccggcgacgacgcaccAGCCGCGGCCGGGCCGCCTTCCAACTCACCAGGCACCGTCTTGCGGATCAGCCGCTTGTGATCGTCGACGTAGGAACCGGGATTCGCCTGGTGGAAGAAGCTCTTCATGTGATacgcgtcctcctcgtccatgTAGTACTTTTCCTCTACGCCGACGCAGCGAAAGCCGAGGGTGTCCTGATAGAGATGCAGTGCGGCGTCGTTTGTCTTGCGCACATGCAGCGAGCAGTAGTGAGCGCCGTACTCGGCGTCCATCTCCTTCATAGTCGCCCGCATcacgcgcgacgcgatgccGAGCTTGCGATGCGACCGCAGCACAGCCAAGGACGTGATGTGGCCGTGCTTTTTATccggcacctcctcgtcgtccatCTTGCCTAGAACATAGCCGACGGTGTTGCGGTTGTAATCTTGCTGCACGtagagcagctgcggccaTGACAAGAGATGGTAGTAGTAGTACCGCAGGTTGTAGTTCTCCGGAAGGCAACGGAGATTGCTGTGCTGCATCTCGTACATGTCCTCCATGGTGGCGCGACGGAGCTGCATGATGGCAGTTGGCCtggtgtgggcgtgtgcgcagaaAGAGGTGGGGAGTAACACTGATAGAAAGGGTACACAGTGAGGAGTGAAAAACTCCAGGTCGGCGAAGATGTACGTGTGTGGGCGCGGGTGTGCGTCGGTGTCGATGTCCGTTAGAAGTTCACAAGGGAAGTGCATAAGACAccagagagaagaggagaaggcagtGGAATACCACTCTCATGAACATGCCTgaggcgcggcgcggcttcACACAGGCGtgcaacacacgcacacacatcatACGCGCACATGCTTCACTCTCGCGTCGCTCCAGAGCAGACATGGAAAAGGCACGCGCATGAAGAGCAGGAAGGTCCTAATCTCTTGCGCCTGCAGTGGAGAGATTCAACAACACTAGCGATGGCACGgtcggcatcagcagcagcagcgcaagggTCACcatcagcaccaccgcctctctgTTCTCAGCGCGGCCCCGGTTTCGCCCACCACTCCGTTTCCGTGGATGTGTTCCATTCCTTCCCGTGCAAGTCTACGCGCACGGCGACTGAGTgcctccgcgccgcctccgtctcgcGTTTGAAGAGAAGAGGTGCCACAGTGCGCCTACCCTGCATGCTGcatcgcacacacgcatcggCATACGGGCACATACGGGCTGCATCTGCTGGGCACTATCGTCATTGACTTCTGCATTTTCGACGCGTCCGCATTCCACCCGCGAACAAGCCGGCAAACGGATACGCATGCACAACCACACAGCCACCGATCACCTGCCGCTAACGCCTGGCCGTCGTGGGACAAGCCGTCCTGCCGCCGAATCGGGCCATGCGCCTAACGAGCTCTTCCTGCCCTTTCTCGCCCTCTCGTCGAatacgtgctgcgcgacggaCTCCGCACGGACCTGGCTGGACTGCATGCCTTCATCCCagcgggccgcgtccagggtcCTGCGCTcgagggcgggggcggcaggCGTCTGCCGCGCGGGGAGCAGGGAATGTCGCCCTGCCGTCTGCGACCGGAGATCAGGTCGTGATCTCCGCagccggcgtcggcgcctctGGCGTGGCCGATTTTGCAAGCTCGTCAGCTTCGCCACGGTGCGCTCATCCGCAATGGCCAAAGGCGTACGGAAATGGGAGGCCCACGCGACGGGctagcagcgccggcacctGCACCCCAATACGCCGCaacaccccacccccgccgttGCAGGGTCCGCGCCGAGTACCATGGAGAGGGAGACCGAGTCCGGTGCAGCAACGGCCATTCGCTTTCCGTGACGGAGCTCATCGAGATGTCGTCGTAGCAGCTCAAGCCCCAGACCCACTCCCTGACACTCCGTGTGACAGCTGCAAGCAAGttggccgccgcctgcggGCGCACCGTTGTAATAGGGCGTCGCGGCCGGTCCTGGCAGAGCGCCCGTCTGTACTGCGCCATCCTCCCACAGCAAGCATGGGCGCTTCGCGAGGCGAGAGGGTCGCTGCTTGCATGCCGCTGCTTTATCCTCGTCTGAAGAGCCCGCACACAGcctgagagggagagagatgcgagACTGCACGCGAACGCTGCGCATAAgcgatgcgtgtgcgtgcggtgcCCCGAAAGGACCCACGCCGGTACAGCCGCATGAGAACTGCCgacgcgccgcggccacaCCGCCATCcgacgaacacacacacacacacacacacacacacacacaccgcgtCGAATACGAAAGTTGGCCTCCTCGCGTGGGCGCGGGGGATGCAggcggatgcggcgcagcagcgctgcgttgTCGAGGGGCAATGGGGCCCCGCATCTCGTCGGATTCCCGTTGCTTGCGTGTCGGGGGGGATGCCCGCGATGGGTGCGGCCGCGTTCGCGTGAAAGCCCCCAAAGGCCCCCCAGCAGTTTCGGCGAGCCACGTTCCCCCATGCGCTGGCGTCATAGAGCAGCTTTGgttcgcgcagcgccgcgcgcgggGGGGGTCCTTTGGCGGGCCCTGCCCCGCCAAGCCAAgccgcggccaccaccac
This genomic interval from Leishmania major strain Friedlin complete genome, chromosome 13 contains the following:
- a CDS encoding putative N-acetyltransferase subunit ARD1 is translated as MQLRRATMEDMYEMQHSNLRCLPENYNLRYYYYHLLSWPQLLYVQQDYNRNTVGYVLGKMDDEEVPDKKHGHITSLAVLRSHRKLGIASRVMRATMKEMDAEYGAHYCSLHVRKTNDAALHLYQDTLGFRCVGVEEKYYMDEEDAYHMKSFFHQANPGSYVDDHKRLIRKTVPGELEGGPAAAGASSPAVGGRGGDKNGKRGNDKAAKEISAKEREAAMAELLGLEVGGKGRAAGGGAGGKGKSGNSSGGGGKRGSGRQK